A single Candidatus Anaeroferrophillus wilburensis DNA region contains:
- a CDS encoding substrate-binding domain-containing protein, with translation MKRKLLLVVAALLLSMPTGMAMASSARDYISIVGSSTVYPFATVVAEQFGKTTNFKTPKIESTGSGGGLKLFAAGIGVQHPDITNASRRIKKSEYELCQKNGIKDIVEIKIGYDGIVVANAKAAPTFHLSSKDLFLALAKEVPNPAGGEQLIANPYTTWKQIDANLPNIKIRVLGPPPTSGTRDAFVELAMESGAKSIAWLSDVRKKDKKRFTAIAHTIREDGVYVEAGENDNLIVQKLEADHDALGIFGFSFLDQNADRVQGSFVDNVEPTFANIADSSYPVSRALYFYVKKAHVDVIPGMRGYLEEFSSEKAWGEEGYLSERGLIPMPKAERDHYRRVATELLPVLSADDFK, from the coding sequence ATGAAGAGGAAACTTTTACTCGTTGTTGCGGCTCTGCTCCTGTCAATGCCTACCGGCATGGCCATGGCAAGCTCGGCAAGGGATTACATTTCGATTGTCGGCTCCTCGACAGTGTATCCCTTTGCTACCGTTGTCGCCGAGCAGTTCGGCAAAACCACCAATTTCAAAACACCAAAAATTGAATCAACCGGTTCCGGCGGCGGGTTGAAGCTTTTTGCCGCCGGCATCGGCGTCCAGCACCCCGATATCACCAATGCCTCGCGGCGGATTAAAAAATCCGAGTACGAACTCTGCCAGAAGAACGGCATCAAGGACATTGTTGAAATCAAGATCGGCTATGACGGCATTGTGGTAGCCAATGCCAAAGCGGCGCCAACTTTCCACCTGAGCAGCAAGGACCTTTTCCTGGCCTTGGCTAAAGAGGTGCCGAATCCCGCTGGCGGCGAACAACTGATCGCCAACCCCTACACCACCTGGAAGCAGATTGACGCCAACCTGCCGAATATCAAGATCAGGGTTCTTGGACCACCCCCGACTTCCGGCACTCGTGATGCTTTTGTTGAACTGGCAATGGAAAGCGGCGCTAAATCAATTGCCTGGCTGAGCGATGTACGGAAAAAAGACAAAAAACGCTTTACCGCTATTGCCCACACCATTCGAGAAGACGGCGTTTACGTCGAAGCAGGCGAAAACGACAACCTGATTGTCCAAAAACTTGAGGCCGACCATGATGCCCTGGGCATTTTCGGTTTCAGCTTCCTTGACCAGAATGCCGACAGGGTCCAGGGGTCGTTTGTGGATAACGTCGAACCGACCTTTGCCAACATTGCGGACAGCTCTTATCCGGTTTCACGGGCGCTTTACTTTTATGTCAAAAAAGCGCATGTTGATGTCATTCCCGGTATGCGGGGCTACCTGGAAGAATTCAGCAGCGAAAAGGCTTGGGGTGAAGAGGGCTATCTGAGTGAACGAGGCCTGATTCCCATGCCCAAGGCCGAACGTGACCATTACCGACGCGTGGCAACCGAACTCTTGCCGGTTCTTTCAGCTGATGATTTCAAATAA
- a CDS encoding phosphate ABC transporter ATP-binding protein, with protein MEGSCTCPADKGLDRSEEPVKGNRRAPVNRESRKTVGTALVENPRMACRQVHVHYGDKQAINNVSLDLASNEVIAMIGPSGCGKSTFLRCLNRMNDTIDNCRVSGTITLDNEDIYDPALDVVLLRAKVGMVFQKPNPFPKSIWENVAYGPRIHGLAASRSELDDIVEESLKKAGLWDEVSDRLDQPGTGLSGGQQQRLCIARTIAVSPEIILMDEPCSALDPIATARIEDLIGELKENFTIAIVTHSMQQASRVSQRTAFFHLGDLIEVAPTRQMFTNPRHQLTEDYITGRFG; from the coding sequence ATGGAAGGCAGCTGCACATGTCCCGCAGACAAAGGACTGGATCGTTCAGAAGAGCCGGTCAAAGGAAACCGCCGTGCTCCGGTAAATCGTGAATCACGCAAAACCGTCGGCACAGCGCTGGTGGAAAACCCGCGGATGGCCTGCCGGCAGGTACATGTCCATTACGGCGACAAACAGGCCATCAACAATGTTTCCCTGGATCTTGCCAGCAACGAAGTCATCGCCATGATCGGTCCGTCCGGCTGTGGTAAATCCACATTCCTGCGCTGCCTCAACCGAATGAATGACACCATTGACAACTGCCGAGTCAGCGGGACCATCACCCTTGATAATGAAGATATTTACGATCCGGCTTTGGATGTCGTGCTGCTGCGGGCCAAGGTCGGCATGGTATTCCAGAAACCCAATCCCTTTCCCAAGTCAATCTGGGAAAATGTCGCATACGGCCCGCGGATCCACGGACTGGCTGCTAGCCGGAGTGAACTTGATGATATCGTAGAGGAATCGTTAAAGAAAGCCGGGCTCTGGGATGAAGTGAGCGACCGGCTGGATCAGCCCGGGACCGGACTTTCCGGTGGCCAACAGCAGCGGCTCTGCATCGCCCGTACCATCGCCGTCAGCCCGGAAATTATTTTGATGGATGAGCCCTGCTCAGCCCTTGACCCCATCGCCACCGCCCGGATTGAAGACCTCATTGGCGAGCTGAAAGAAAATTTCACCATCGCCATCGTCACCCACTCCATGCAGCAGGCCTCCCGGGTCTCCCAGAGAACCGCATTTTTTCACCTGGGCGACCTGATTGAAGTGGCCCCCACCCGACAGATGTTCACCAACCCCCGGCACCAGCTCACCGAAGACTACATCACCGGCCGCTTCGGCTGA
- a CDS encoding helix-turn-helix transcriptional regulator: MQYQLASIIHFHRQQSGLSQQELAELAGVGKNLVYELEKGKQTVRLENLLKVLQALNIELDFISPLRETYLQAHRHANC, encoded by the coding sequence ATGCAATACCAACTAGCTAGCATTATTCATTTTCATCGACAACAAAGTGGGTTAAGCCAGCAGGAACTTGCTGAGCTGGCAGGGGTAGGAAAAAATTTAGTCTATGAACTGGAAAAAGGGAAACAGACGGTCCGGCTGGAAAACCTCTTAAAGGTTCTGCAGGCACTCAATATCGAACTTGATTTCATAAGTCCGCTCAGAGAAACTTATTTGCAGGCACACCGTCATGCGAACTGCTGA
- a CDS encoding HipA N-terminal domain-containing protein — MRTADIFFQDILAGHLQEQEDGRGYSFAYRPGYGGPPISLTMPVQTEPYMFNDFPPFFDGLLPEGVQLDALLRQKKIDRDDRFRQLVTVGGDTVGAVTITETS; from the coding sequence ATGCGAACTGCTGATATATTCTTCCAGGATATCCTTGCCGGCCACCTCCAAGAGCAGGAGGATGGCCGGGGGTACAGTTTCGCATACAGGCCTGGATATGGCGGCCCCCCCATCTCCCTGACCATGCCGGTGCAAACGGAACCTTATATGTTTAATGATTTCCCCCCTTTTTTTGACGGTCTGCTACCGGAAGGGGTGCAACTGGATGCTCTGCTGCGGCAAAAAAAAATCGACCGAGATGATCGGTTCAGGCAACTGGTGACCGTTGGCGGCGATACCGTTGGCGCGGTAACCATAACCGAGACATCATGA
- a CDS encoding HipA domain-containing protein: protein MNRCPITYEPCEGLYSNKGLKLLSRQLTGLQALPFAAHELRQEAAARAGKMSIQGIQPKLSARLLVKEQRFDLVDLGGRYILKPQTADYPEIPENEDLTMRLAAKVGIEVPLHGLIYGKDRAMTYFIRRFDRTGRGKKYHVEDFAQLAGRTRDTKYRSSMEQIAQLIDTYCTFPAIEKLKLFRLTLFCFLVGNEDMHLKNFSLLRHNDIISLSPAYDLLNTTIALRRPVDELALPLNGKKNQLTYKDLINYFAKDRLKLATQVINKVLSVFAATEAEWHSLLHKSFLSSVMKEQYLRVLSERWARIFQRR from the coding sequence ATGAACCGTTGCCCCATCACCTATGAGCCCTGCGAAGGACTGTATTCCAACAAAGGGCTGAAACTTCTCTCACGGCAGCTCACGGGGCTGCAGGCGCTCCCTTTTGCGGCCCATGAGCTGCGGCAGGAAGCTGCCGCCCGGGCCGGGAAGATGTCGATCCAAGGCATACAGCCAAAGCTTTCAGCCCGGCTGCTGGTTAAGGAACAGCGATTTGACTTGGTTGACCTTGGTGGCAGGTATATTCTCAAACCCCAGACCGCCGACTATCCTGAAATACCGGAGAATGAGGATCTCACCATGCGCTTGGCGGCCAAAGTCGGGATTGAGGTCCCACTGCACGGTTTGATCTATGGCAAAGACAGAGCCATGACCTATTTCATCAGACGTTTTGACCGAACCGGCCGGGGGAAAAAATACCATGTGGAAGATTTTGCCCAACTGGCGGGGCGAACCAGAGACACGAAATACCGATCAAGCATGGAACAGATAGCCCAGCTGATTGATACCTACTGCACCTTTCCAGCCATCGAAAAATTGAAGCTTTTCCGTCTGACCCTGTTCTGCTTTCTGGTGGGCAACGAAGATATGCACCTGAAAAATTTCTCCCTCCTGCGCCATAATGACATCATCTCCCTGTCGCCAGCCTATGACCTGCTGAACACCACCATTGCTCTGCGGCGACCGGTAGATGAATTGGCTTTGCCGCTCAATGGCAAAAAAAATCAGCTCACCTACAAAGACCTGATCAATTATTTTGCCAAGGACCGTTTGAAACTGGCAACCCAGGTGATCAACAAGGTTCTGTCCGTATTTGCCGCTACAGAGGCGGAGTGGCATTCATTGCTCCATAAGAGTTTCCTCTCTTCAGTGATGAAAGAACAATACCTCCGGGTTCTCAGCGAACGCTGGGCGAGAATCTTCCAGCGACGCTGA
- the secB gene encoding protein-export chaperone SecB, translating to MSAQRLKKTDGETPYLRLQKLYVKDLSFENPHAPDIFQETGKPEMEVHLGLKNKKLEGDYWEVSLTITATMKAGENDKTIFLAEIEHCGVFVVKNIPEQQREVVLAVDAPTMMFPFTRQIISQATVDGGFAPFLLEPVNFAYLFQNARKEETTSG from the coding sequence ATGTCTGCACAGCGCCTGAAGAAAACTGATGGTGAAACACCATATCTTCGATTACAGAAACTGTATGTCAAAGACCTGTCCTTTGAAAACCCCCATGCCCCTGATATTTTTCAGGAAACCGGCAAACCGGAAATGGAAGTCCATCTAGGGTTGAAAAATAAAAAACTTGAGGGTGATTACTGGGAAGTTTCGCTGACCATCACCGCCACGATGAAGGCAGGGGAAAATGATAAAACAATTTTTCTTGCTGAGATCGAGCACTGTGGCGTTTTTGTGGTGAAAAATATTCCTGAACAACAGCGAGAGGTGGTGCTGGCGGTTGATGCACCGACCATGATGTTCCCCTTTACCCGGCAGATTATCAGCCAGGCGACGGTGGACGGTGGTTTCGCGCCCTTTCTGCTCGAACCGGTCAACTTCGCCTATCTCTTCCAGAATGCCCGAAAGGAGGAGACCACCTCCGGCTGA
- a CDS encoding SEC-C domain-containing protein produces the protein MARIGRNDPCPCGSGLKYKKCCLGKAGSHILAAAEKNKEASLGERIATLQEKAVAGQQSLYTLGAFILFTTTAGDGWVLDITEMDAVQVASNGTILDIVIDESPETIEINWTNRFAIKERNFVTTSYADNTVRTWEGYPTHGIASAMKKVKKKFTPEMLQSIHHDEDEPDIDHEL, from the coding sequence ATGGCAAGAATAGGCAGAAATGATCCCTGTCCCTGCGGCAGTGGCCTGAAATACAAAAAATGCTGTCTTGGCAAGGCGGGCAGCCATATCCTGGCGGCGGCGGAAAAAAACAAGGAGGCGTCCCTCGGGGAGAGGATTGCCACCCTGCAGGAGAAGGCGGTTGCCGGACAGCAGTCGCTTTACACGCTGGGGGCATTTATCCTCTTCACGACAACAGCCGGAGATGGCTGGGTACTGGACATTACTGAAATGGACGCAGTACAAGTTGCCAGCAATGGAACAATACTGGATATTGTCATTGACGAAAGCCCTGAAACCATTGAAATCAACTGGACCAATCGTTTCGCCATTAAAGAGAGGAATTTTGTCACCACCTCCTATGCCGACAATACGGTCAGGACATGGGAGGGCTACCCTACTCACGGCATTGCCTCAGCCATGAAGAAAGTAAAGAAAAAATTCACCCCGGAGATGCTCCAGAGTATCCATCACGATGAGGATGAACCGGACATTGACCATGAACTCTAG
- a CDS encoding alpha/beta hydrolase, translated as MLSLWGCAGLSPCPSATADKLAEHAGLQKQFIQSGNFELLTYSRTTAPGAALTIYIEGDGSAWRTRRCLSSDPTPKNPVALKLALLDPAENVVYLARPCQYVIKAGKGNNCSTGYWSTKIFSPPVIEAINQACSIMKKQAGAREIHLVGYSGGGAVAVLTAARRDDILSIRTIAGNLDHQEVCRQHHISPLIGSLNAIDAAEVIKNIPQIHFSGSRDRIIPPAIVKRFIARQTEPRCSKIVLVRNVDHHKGWQEQWPTLLRMPLPCTLPTPDRE; from the coding sequence CTGCTGTCCCTGTGGGGCTGTGCCGGCCTTTCTCCCTGCCCCTCTGCAACCGCGGACAAGCTGGCTGAACATGCCGGCTTACAAAAACAGTTTATTCAGTCCGGGAACTTTGAGCTGTTGACCTACAGCCGGACAACCGCACCGGGAGCAGCGCTGACCATCTACATCGAAGGGGATGGTAGTGCCTGGCGGACCAGACGCTGCCTCTCATCCGATCCCACCCCGAAAAACCCAGTGGCACTGAAACTGGCACTGCTAGATCCGGCAGAAAATGTTGTCTATCTTGCCCGCCCCTGCCAGTATGTCATCAAAGCTGGAAAAGGCAACAACTGCAGTACCGGCTACTGGTCCACGAAAATTTTTTCACCACCGGTGATCGAGGCCATAAATCAGGCCTGCTCAATCATGAAAAAGCAGGCCGGGGCGAGGGAAATTCATCTGGTCGGTTATTCCGGCGGCGGTGCAGTAGCAGTGCTGACCGCGGCCCGGAGAGACGATATCCTCAGCATCCGCACGATCGCCGGCAATCTTGACCACCAGGAAGTCTGCCGCCAGCATCATATTTCGCCCTTGATCGGCTCATTAAACGCCATCGATGCGGCAGAAGTAATCAAGAATATTCCGCAAATTCATTTCTCCGGCAGCCGGGATCGGATCATACCCCCAGCAATTGTCAAACGTTTTATCGCCCGGCAAACCGAACCCAGATGTTCGAAGATAGTTCTGGTACGAAACGTTGATCATCATAAAGGGTGGCAGGAACAATGGCCGACACTGCTCAGGATGCCCTTGCCCTGCACTCTACCAACACCTGACAGAGAGTAA
- a CDS encoding D-2-hydroxyacid dehydrogenase: protein MKIAAARSFHDQYAEQVKCVVPHSSWALFEPDGSWSSSPADCELAVLIGDAYCPPFKEALLQISALKWVHTENSGIDGDFYERIIAKDIILTNSPGANANEVVEFVIGLMLWTAKRFGSLSFHQSQHRWERLPLQSLQGTTVLIVGLGHVGQPLARFCKAFGMHVLGIRKSPGPVADVDQQGTLADLPRFLPRADVVVLALELTPLTRGIMARREFQLMKSTATLINVARSQIVDLGDLRVALQEQAIGQACLDVLPAEPWPPDDPFWDLPNVFITPHIAWSSPFFRQRASQMWLANLKRYVNREPLEDVIGEDHSFML from the coding sequence ATGAAAATTGCCGCTGCCAGATCATTCCACGATCAGTATGCCGAACAGGTCAAGTGTGTCGTGCCGCACTCCTCCTGGGCCCTTTTCGAGCCGGACGGGAGCTGGTCGTCATCGCCGGCCGACTGCGAACTTGCCGTTCTGATCGGCGATGCCTACTGTCCGCCATTCAAAGAAGCACTGCTCCAGATATCAGCCCTGAAATGGGTCCATACGGAAAATTCAGGTATCGACGGTGACTTTTACGAACGCATCATAGCAAAAGATATTATCCTGACCAACAGCCCCGGAGCCAACGCCAATGAGGTGGTGGAATTTGTCATTGGTCTGATGCTCTGGACGGCAAAGCGGTTTGGCAGCCTCTCTTTTCACCAAAGCCAGCATCGCTGGGAGCGGCTGCCCCTGCAGAGTCTGCAGGGAACAACCGTCCTGATTGTCGGTCTCGGGCATGTGGGGCAACCGTTGGCCAGGTTTTGCAAGGCCTTCGGCATGCATGTTCTGGGGATAAGGAAATCCCCTGGGCCGGTGGCGGATGTTGATCAGCAGGGAACCTTGGCTGATCTGCCAAGGTTTCTGCCCCGGGCGGATGTTGTTGTCCTCGCCTTGGAGCTTACCCCGCTGACCAGAGGAATTATGGCGCGGCGCGAATTTCAGCTGATGAAATCCACCGCGACCCTCATCAATGTTGCCCGCAGCCAGATCGTTGATCTGGGAGATTTGCGCGTGGCGCTGCAGGAACAGGCCATCGGTCAAGCATGCCTGGATGTCCTGCCGGCAGAGCCGTGGCCGCCGGATGATCCCTTCTGGGATCTGCCGAATGTTTTTATCACCCCCCACATTGCCTGGTCATCACCTTTTTTCCGCCAGCGGGCAAGCCAGATGTGGCTGGCGAACCTGAAACGCTATGTTAACCGGGAGCCCCTGGAGGATGTGATCGGCGAAGATCATTCTTTCATGTTGTGA
- a CDS encoding radical SAM protein encodes MPNFTKLEIKANYTCNSRCGYCCISNNQGKRTMNFEEIAANILFFKETYKISEVCLSGGEPTIHREFLATLKFIKEQGLTTYLHTNAIRFHDRQFVKECAPFLNRVLVGFSYHDEAACDQLTGTTKTFARRLAGIKNLLDCQLPVRTNSVVLKSNFRCLPDMGRLIGDLGTSKALFTLPFFFEATARQVDQFVPEDFTELKSFLGEAIRLLEKKGVTVFLQGLPPCKLDEFKDYREVDPDRAFVDSGHQLDAHCMLFSDMLGYAKVEACRDCLYAVDCWGFPQTQALGKLGDTLSLS; translated from the coding sequence ATGCCCAATTTTACCAAGCTTGAGATCAAGGCAAACTACACCTGCAATTCACGCTGCGGCTACTGCTGCATCAGCAACAATCAGGGTAAGCGCACCATGAACTTCGAGGAGATTGCCGCCAATATCCTGTTTTTTAAGGAAACGTATAAGATCAGTGAGGTGTGTTTGTCCGGTGGTGAGCCGACCATTCATAGGGAGTTTCTTGCAACCCTGAAGTTCATTAAAGAGCAGGGATTAACCACCTATCTCCACACCAATGCCATCCGATTTCACGACCGGCAGTTCGTCAAAGAATGTGCACCGTTCCTTAACCGGGTGCTGGTGGGTTTCAGCTATCATGATGAGGCTGCCTGTGATCAGCTTACCGGTACTACCAAGACGTTTGCCAGACGCCTTGCTGGGATCAAGAATCTTCTGGATTGTCAGCTGCCGGTCAGAACCAACAGTGTGGTACTTAAATCAAACTTCCGCTGTCTGCCTGATATGGGTCGGCTTATTGGTGATCTAGGCACCTCCAAAGCACTTTTTACCCTGCCGTTTTTTTTTGAAGCAACTGCCCGGCAGGTTGACCAGTTTGTTCCGGAAGATTTTACCGAACTGAAAAGTTTTCTTGGCGAGGCAATTCGTCTGCTGGAGAAAAAAGGTGTTACGGTTTTTCTCCAGGGCCTGCCACCATGTAAACTTGATGAATTCAAAGATTACCGGGAAGTGGATCCTGACCGGGCTTTTGTTGACAGTGGACATCAGTTGGATGCCCATTGCATGCTTTTTAGTGATATGCTTGGTTACGCCAAGGTTGAAGCTTGCCGCGACTGCCTGTATGCTGTTGACTGCTGGGGTTTCCCGCAGACTCAGGCTTTGGGCAAGCTGGGTGACACGCTGTCCTTGTCCTGA
- a CDS encoding phenylacetate--CoA ligase family protein: MKKFFHLPLKSSVEGIIWPPMSNPRAAAHLAMQYQLEHTQRLTTEEIQQHQLQQLNLLWHYACRQVPYYRQRLPLLPFSEREPLTWDHWQRIPLLTRDNIQMEQDSLLSRNVPPKHGKPFKTQTSGSTAKPLTVWHSSLTTFFWRAFTLREHFWHQRDFSGKLAAIRFINNKNARAPHGLQLGGWGTSTDIVLKTGPACFLDIKTPLEEQASWLDREQPQFLLSYPTNILALAHHFKNSGKALSNLQEVRTFGETVTDETRTLCQEVWGVELTDMYSTREVGYIALQCPEERQYHVQAENVLVEILRDDGTSCSPGEVGKVVITPLHNFASPLIRYDIGDYAVLGEPCPCGRGLPVINKIMGRVRNMLTLPTGQRFWPSFNYKGLTKVVAYRQIQICQHTASELEIRLVVDGQISTDQEKEMTAIIHKALNYPFAIAFTYADTIPRTKGGKYEEFISHVA, from the coding sequence ATGAAGAAATTTTTTCATCTTCCCCTGAAGTCATCAGTCGAGGGTATCATCTGGCCCCCCATGAGCAATCCCCGGGCAGCAGCCCACCTGGCCATGCAATACCAGCTGGAACACACCCAGCGGCTGACAACTGAAGAAATCCAACAGCACCAATTACAGCAGCTTAATCTCCTCTGGCACTACGCCTGCCGCCAAGTTCCCTATTACCGTCAACGCCTGCCGCTGCTACCCTTCAGCGAACGAGAGCCATTGACCTGGGATCACTGGCAACGGATTCCCCTGTTAACCAGAGACAACATCCAGATGGAACAAGACTCCCTCTTAAGCCGCAATGTGCCGCCAAAACATGGCAAACCATTCAAAACTCAAACTTCCGGTTCAACCGCCAAACCCCTGACCGTTTGGCACAGCAGTTTGACCACCTTTTTCTGGCGGGCCTTCACCCTGCGGGAACACTTCTGGCACCAGCGTGATTTTTCCGGCAAGCTGGCGGCCATTCGCTTTATCAACAACAAAAATGCCAGGGCACCCCATGGTTTGCAGCTGGGAGGCTGGGGGACTTCAACGGACATTGTCCTTAAAACCGGACCGGCCTGCTTCCTTGACATCAAAACCCCCCTGGAAGAGCAGGCGTCCTGGCTTGACCGTGAGCAGCCACAATTTTTGCTCTCCTATCCAACCAACATCCTGGCACTGGCACATCATTTTAAAAACTCCGGAAAAGCATTAAGCAACCTTCAGGAAGTGAGAACCTTCGGCGAGACGGTAACCGACGAAACCAGAACATTGTGCCAAGAGGTGTGGGGTGTCGAGCTCACTGATATGTACAGCACCCGTGAAGTCGGCTATATAGCCCTTCAGTGCCCGGAAGAACGCCAGTACCATGTCCAGGCAGAAAACGTCCTGGTTGAAATTCTGCGTGACGACGGCACGTCCTGCAGTCCGGGTGAAGTCGGCAAGGTGGTTATCACCCCCCTGCACAATTTTGCCTCGCCGCTCATCCGCTATGATATCGGCGACTACGCTGTATTAGGCGAGCCCTGTCCCTGCGGCCGGGGACTGCCGGTGATCAACAAGATCATGGGCCGGGTGCGCAACATGCTTACCCTACCCACCGGCCAGCGATTTTGGCCCAGCTTCAACTACAAGGGACTCACTAAGGTCGTGGCCTACCGCCAGATTCAGATCTGCCAGCATACCGCATCAGAGCTGGAAATTCGACTGGTGGTCGATGGGCAGATTTCCACTGATCAGGAAAAGGAGATGACGGCAATCATCCACAAAGCGCTCAACTACCCTTTTGCCATTGCTTTCACCTATGCCGACACCATCCCCAGAACAAAAGGGGGGAAATACGAGGAGTTCATCTCCCATGTTGCCTGA
- a CDS encoding phenylacetate--CoA ligase family protein has product MLPDNAPLQSSFRSIAWPTIPSPQAAAHLAMQYQLEQSQWLEEQDIRRRQLLQLRPLYSHAAQHVPFYQQHLNALPCDQLAPISWEQWQAIPLLTRNDLQQAGDSIVSTSLPPGHGKPFPTATSGSTGKPVTVWHNDIITFFWLAFTLREHMWHQRDVAGKRASIRYTGGNNADPPSGLQFKSWGAPTAILFKAGPSCILDIKTPLDEQAAWLVREQPDYLLTHPTNAHALAHHFKQSSERLHNLKEVRTLAETLTAETVALCKEVWGVEVTDMYSTKEVGYIALQCPEQRTYHVQAENVLVEILREDGTPCRPGEVGKVVITSLHNYASPIIRYDIGDYAEVGTPCACGRGLPVINKIMGRVRNILTLPSGIKHWPVFNYPGLEAVVPFRQIQVLQHTPDSLEVRLVVEKKVSHDQEKQMKTIIQDALHFPFAVTFSYHDEIPRTRGGKFEEFISFVS; this is encoded by the coding sequence ATGTTGCCTGATAACGCACCTCTACAATCATCCTTTCGGAGCATCGCATGGCCCACGATACCCTCCCCCCAGGCCGCCGCCCACCTAGCCATGCAGTACCAGCTGGAGCAAAGCCAGTGGCTGGAGGAACAGGATATCCGCCGCCGGCAGCTGTTGCAGCTACGGCCTCTCTACTCCCATGCCGCTCAACATGTTCCTTTTTACCAACAGCATCTTAATGCACTGCCATGTGACCAGCTGGCACCCATCAGCTGGGAGCAGTGGCAGGCCATCCCCTTGTTGACCCGCAATGACCTCCAGCAGGCAGGGGACTCTATTGTAAGCACCAGCCTGCCACCCGGGCATGGCAAACCCTTTCCCACTGCTACCTCCGGTTCAACAGGCAAACCGGTCACCGTCTGGCATAATGACATTATCACCTTTTTCTGGCTTGCCTTTACCCTGCGGGAACACATGTGGCATCAGCGGGACGTTGCCGGTAAGCGGGCCTCAATACGTTACACCGGCGGCAACAATGCTGATCCTCCCTCGGGGCTGCAGTTTAAAAGCTGGGGAGCACCCACTGCTATACTGTTTAAAGCGGGGCCATCCTGCATCCTCGACATCAAAACCCCTCTTGATGAGCAGGCGGCCTGGCTGGTACGTGAGCAGCCTGACTATCTCCTCACCCACCCCACCAACGCCCACGCCCTGGCTCACCATTTCAAGCAATCTTCTGAAAGACTTCACAACCTTAAGGAGGTGAGGACCCTGGCAGAAACCCTGACCGCAGAAACGGTAGCCCTCTGCAAGGAAGTCTGGGGAGTAGAGGTTACCGACATGTACAGCACCAAAGAAGTCGGCTATATAGCCCTCCAGTGCCCCGAGCAGAGGACATATCATGTCCAGGCAGAAAATGTCCTGGTTGAAATTCTCCGTGAGGACGGCACCCCCTGCCGGCCAGGCGAAGTGGGCAAAGTAGTCATAACTTCCCTGCACAACTACGCGTCACCGATCATTCGCTATGATATCGGTGATTATGCCGAAGTCGGGACGCCCTGTGCCTGTGGCCGGGGCTTGCCGGTGATCAATAAGATTATGGGCCGCGTACGAAACATCCTGACCCTGCCAAGCGGTATCAAACATTGGCCGGTGTTCAATTACCCGGGTCTGGAAGCGGTGGTCCCCTTCCGCCAGATCCAGGTTTTACAGCATACTCCAGACAGTCTGGAAGTACGGCTTGTGGTTGAGAAAAAGGTCAGTCATGATCAGGAAAAACAGATGAAAACGATTATTCAAGATGCGCTCCACTTCCCTTTTGCGGTGACCTTCAGTTACCATGATGAGATCCCCAGGACCAGGGGAGGAAAGTTCGAGGAATTTATCTCCTTCGTTTCATAA